Proteins encoded by one window of Rutidosis leptorrhynchoides isolate AG116_Rl617_1_P2 chromosome 7, CSIRO_AGI_Rlap_v1, whole genome shotgun sequence:
- the LOC139860503 gene encoding uncharacterized protein, giving the protein MGDPARGQSMEALMKATRAGNGHAIRQPTVNTDFEVKGQILNMITHQYTVIYLRVFPWSLKDDAKDWLESLPEGDIDNWTTMEDKFLLHFFPASKAAQLQSDINHFTQKPHETLYDAWTRFGGYLKKKTPDESYNIISETATHSYDWHQEMDISRSSHVASTETSDELASVRAQLATVKRQMESLTKEMHAMKYQGGSSGYQRNGPPGFINRNQNQTYVDKGPSLEELLWGFIIKTDESITALRQDSESTKQQVRSQQASIQNLEQDVGRIAQSLKERPPGALPSNTQTNPNKNGPPRTILTNNHRNDVKNKEPQVSNYSQVNVISGVEGYGSDEVIPTYTFHGEDGWIRVSDITPAYGNYLMSLMTGSSSSSGNQESEVKSLETTESAEFNVDEIKVEEEVKPSPELKVYKPPIPYPRAIQSEQPKDTVCMPNYGKFLKDLMAKKGEHDQASSAFLEAECAAILKKSDMPPKLGDPGPFIVPCRIDDSKIFKCLTDSGASINLMPLSVYSRLGLDELKSTNTGVRLINQSISKPIGIAENLVIRIGELEFPADFVVVDMPEDKVVPIILGRPFLATAGALTDWRTCKLILRDRGKTLSFQTKFNVKPPPTPIDSVNVLTSETDNVKTMTSRKPKCGGGVVKEKPMVKPPDDIVVDRSMRRLFGQVKKAMNEKDEQLRLRLVYNLSEKEKQKLRELTRESRVASDWLISMIGNGIVP; this is encoded by the exons ATGGGTGATCCAGCGCGAGGTCAATCCATGGAAGCTTTAATGAAGGCCACGAGGGCTGGCAATGGACATGCCATTAGACAACCGACAGTCAACACAGATTTTGAGGTCAAGGGGCAGATTCTTAACATGATAACTCATCAAT ATACAGTTATCTacttgagggtttttccttggtcattgaaagatgacgccaaggacTGGTTAGAATCATTGCCTGAAGGTGATATTGATAATTGGACTACGATGGAAGATAAGTTTCTGTTGCATTTCTTTCCAGCTTCTAAGGCTGCTCAATTGCAAAGTGACATCAATCACTTCACTCaaaagccacatgagacactttatgatgcatgGACACGGTTTG gtggttatTTGAagaaaaagactccggatgaatCTTATAACATCATCTCCGAAACAGCTACGCATtcttatgattggcatcaagagatggatatTTCTCGGTCTTCTCATGTCGCTAGTACTGAAACTAGTGATGAGCTCGCATCGGTTAGAGCACAACTAGCAACTGTTAAAAGACAAATGGAATCGttgactaaagagatgcatgctATGAAA TATCAAGGAGGTAGTTCGGGTTATCAAAGAAACGGACCACCGGGGTTCATTAATCGGAATCAGAATCAGACGTATGTGGATAAGGGTCCTTCATTAGAGGAGTTGTTGTGGGGTTTTATAATAAAGACGGATGAAAGCATCACGGCTTTGAGGCAAGATAGTGAATCAACAAAACAGCAAGTGAGAAGTCAACAGGCCTCGATTCAGAATTTGGAACAGGATGTGGGGCGTATAGCTCAATCGCTAAAGGAGAGACCACCCGGTGCTCTCCCTTCGAATACGCAAACTAATCCAAACAAAAATGGGCCGCCTCGAACAATCTTGACTAATAACCACCGAAATGATGTGAAGAATAAAGAGCCTCAAGTTTCTAATTATTCGCAAGTTAATGTTATTTCTGGTGTTGAGGGCTATGGTTCAGATGAGGTTATACCGACTTATACATTTCATGGTGAAGATGGTTGGATTCGAGTTAGTGATATAACTCCCGCGTATGGTAATTACTTAATGAGTTTGATGACGGGGAGTTCTTCTAGTTCGGGTAATCAAGAGTCGGAAGTGAAGAGTCTTGAGACTACCGAGTCTGCTGAGTTCAATGTTGATGAGATTAAAGTGGAAGAAGAGGTGAAACCTTCACCTGAATTGAAAGTTTACAAGCCGCCTATTCCATATCCGAGAGCTATTCAATCCGAGCAACCAAAGGACACTGTTT gtatgcccaattatgggaaatttTTGAAAGATTTAATGGCGAAGAAGGGTGAGCATGATCAGGCATCCTCCGCGTTTCTTGAAGCGGAATGCGCTGCTATTTTGAAGAAGAGTGATATGCCACCAAAGTTAGGTGATCCCGGGCCATTCATAGTGCCCTGTAGGATTGATGACTCTAAAATTTTTAAGTGTTTAACTGATTCAGGTgcgagtatcaatcttatgccattaTCTGTTTATTCACGTTTGGGTTTAGATGAACTTAAGTCGACTAATACTGGAGTTAGATTGATTAACCAGTCAATTAGTAAAcccatagggattgctgaaaatttGGTGATTAGAATAGGTGAATTAGAGTTTCCAGCTGACTTTGTGGTTGTTGATATGCCAGAGGATAAAGTTGTACccattattttaggtagaccatttttagcaactgcaggTGCATTAACTGACTGGAGGACTTGTAAGTTAATTTTGAGAGATAGAGGTAAAACTTTGAGTTTTCAGACAAAGTTTAATGTTAAACCACCACCCACACCTATTGATTCTGTGAATGTGCTGACTAGTGAAACTGATAATGTTAAAACTATGACTAGTAGAAAGCCTAAGTGTGGGGGTGGAGTTGTTAAAGAAAAACCTATGGTTAAACCACCTGATGATATTGTGGTTGATAGGTCTATGAGAAGGTTATTCGGGCAGGTTAAGAAAGCGATGAATGAGAAAGATGAGCAGTTAAGACTCCGGTTAGTTTATAATTTATCTGAAAAAGAGAAACAAAAGTTGAGGGAATTGACTAGGGAGTCGAGAGTAGCTAGTGATTGGTTGATAAGTATGATCGGTAATGGTATT GTACCATAA